Sequence from the Rutidosis leptorrhynchoides isolate AG116_Rl617_1_P2 chromosome 3, CSIRO_AGI_Rlap_v1, whole genome shotgun sequence genome:
CCGGATCCGGTATCCGGTAATTTGGAAAACGGAGTTGCATCACATGATAATGTGAATTTGCTGCAATTGTCTCCTCAAAAAAGCTGCAGTATGGTAGATCATCCGTTTGTAGATGACGTCATTGACAATTCAATGTAAGTTTTTAATACATATGTATATtttgaacaaatggtgtcgaactaGTTTACTTTGTTTCTTACATATTATAGGTGGCAAATGGGAGGTCAAACGAGGCAAAAAAGGTTTGGGTAATAAAGGGTTGGATTGACATGTCAACGCTTcctttataatatttttattttttgttttttccTTAAATTATGTTTTTTTTGTTTAAACTTGTTGTAAACAAATAATACATACCGAAATCTAATGGTTTTAGAGTTGACCTACGAAGAAATTATAATGCTAGACTACAAAGACTAGTTTAACATTCTAACTTCATATTTAAAGAATTGAAGAGTTACAAACATTAAATTGTTAGAAACAAGTAATTTATTTAGGGCTTCACTCATTTGATTTGCATGACTCATTTTGACCCCCTGCCTATATCGATCAATCTAAATCCAGTTCGACACGTGTTCATAGTAATGGGTTAGTTTTGCCACCTAAAAGTTCTCTTCATTATATATATTTGTCACATCTGATATTATACTAACATTATAGTTGGAACCGTCTGTGTTTTAGGCTGGAAGACACCGAAGGAACCAAAGAGTTAAATATGGAAGTTGATGATGTTCCTGTTGTAACTACCATAAAAGATTTAAAGAGCGGCGATCCGGGTCCTGAACTTTCTCACTCAACTTGTATAATTGAAGATAACCTGAGTAATAAAAGTGTGTCAGGTACCCGGACATCATCTTCCCCTCCGACTGATGTGTTTGACTCAACAGTGTCACGAGTCTCTCTACCCAATACTTCAATTTGCAACATTGTATCTACTTCAGATAATTGTAATTTACTTGAAAACAGTGGCTGTTGTAGTCCTGATGTGCATGAGAAACCAAAACACAGTGGCAACAAATGGAGCACTGTTTCAGAAGCAAACGCTGCTCTCAAGTCGTTTGAGGCAAGCCTCGGGGCACTGACACGCACCAAGAAATGCATTGATCGATCCACTCGCCTTGCAATTGATTGTGCTAAATTTGGCATTGCTGTCAAGGTAATATGTCCACACATCATCTTAATTTTTGCCTTGTCTTTTGTCAGAAACGTTTATTTAGGTGTTGGGCGATTACTGAGTGAGCTGATTGGGTTTGTTGGATAGATGATCGAAACAAGTAACCATATAGTTCTGGTAAAAAGTTGTTGGGGGTTGGCTCAGCCACTATCACTATACTGTCAATTTTAATTTTAACTAGTATCGTTATTCATTGAACTAGATTAAGAAGGATATAGGAGGTTGTGCGCGTTAGCATAATTACCTAATTTCTtcaacaaataaggtttaagagatTGTTTGTTCAAAAATACAGCTTAATTCGACCTACGTGAAGTATGAATTAGCATGATTGGCTGATTTTTTTTCTCAAGAAAATAGGGTTTAAGAGGCCGTCTGCATTAAAAATACAGCGTAAACCTGACCCAAGTTGACACTCACAGTAGGTTTGAACCACTACTTTAAGGACATGGGGGTTTGTACTTGGATTGGGTTAGTTGACTATAATTTATCTTGGGCTTGATTGTAACACTAATatgctaaatgatatcttgttgctTTGGTCCCATTGTCAGTTTTGTGTATAGATTTTCAACTATTACATCACGTTCATATATCTTTTTGCCATGTTACTGGATGGTCTTTGAAAATTTGAGTATGTGATGTGGACACTGATGTTTGTATGCCAACATTGATAtctactttttacttttttttaaaCCGAATAATATATGTTGGCAATTAGGGCCACTATATCTCTCTATATTTACTCATACTTGGAGGTAATTTTAAGTATATGAATGCCAATGTATATAAACGCTTTTGATACAATGTTTGAACTCTTAATATAAGATACAGGTTACTCATGTCTACCTTCAAATTTCCGTCTTTTTGTGTGAAATGGTGGTTGATATTCATCTTCGCTAACTATACGAGcaattatttaaaaaaatataggTGGTGGAGACAATTGCTCGAAGTTTGGAAGCAGAATCAAGTTTACATAAGCGTGTGGACTTGTTCTTCTTGGTGCATTCTATTGCTCAATTTTCTCGAGGGCTGGGAGGTAATACATTTGTTGGGTTTTTACCTGAAAAATGCAAAATTTATTTTCACGCATCGTTAATAATAAAATTGCATCTTCACTTGTGTGCTCGTTTGTGTTTCAGGTGATGTAGCTGGTTTGTACCCTTCGGCGATCCAAGCAGTGCTACCACGATTATTGTTGGCTGCTGCTCCTCCAGGGGGTAGTGCTCTTGAAAATCGTAGGCAGTGTTTAAAGGCAAGTTCCGTTTTTAGttatttacttattttatataagtTGTAGTCCCACCCATTTAGTTATGAAATGGGTTTATATGGGCCATGTTTTGTTGCTCATCATTTTGATGAAACTAAAAAGAATAGCTAAAACATGTTAAGTTGGCTGAGTGGGTCAAGTAGTCAGAAAGCTGCCTTTTAATGATTACAATCTTTAAGTCACTTTATTCAAAGGATTGGGTTCTCTTTGATAGGCTATTACATTCATATTTGACACATTGGTTATTTTTATTAATTGGAAAAGACATTATGGTTCAAGTGTACCCGACTTGTTTGTTACTTTACTCCACCAGACCATTTTCCCACTTCATTAATAGTGTACTCTACTATTATCGCGCTATGCATCAGTGTTTGCACGTAGTACATAAAGTTATAATGGGCATAGTTAAAAAGTATTAGAGATATTATGCTGAAGAATGTGCGTGTATGAAGAGATCCAAGTGTTCATTATTAGGTTTTCATTACTTCATCCAGATGATTGTTATCTTTTCTTAATAGTTGGTGTTTGTACTGTTGAATAGGTTCTAAAACTGTGGCAAGAAAGAAAGATCCTTCCGGAACCAATGATCCGTCACCATATTCGTGAGCTTGATTCTCTCAACAACATGTCATCTAGGATTAGTAATTCTTCTCGCCGGCCCTTTAGAAACGAGAGGGCGTTCGATGATCCTATTAGGGAAGTTGAGGGTATGCTAGTCGATGAGTATGGAAGGTACTCATCTCTTTACGTCTTTAATAAACAGTTTGTGAAAATAGTTAAAGAATGATTTTCTAATGGTTTCTGTTTTATGATGTCAGCAATTCGAGCATACAGCTTTCTGGTTTTTGCATGCCTACAATGCTAAAGGAGGATGAAAAAGAAGATAGTGATTTTGATGACGAGGGTTTTGAGGCCGTAACTCCTGAACATAATCCGGAAACTTCCGAAGAACGTGACAGGGTACTACTTACACCTGGAATCGAGAAACATACACACGTATTAGAAGACGTCGATGGCGAACTTGAAATGGAAGATGTGGCCCCGTCTTATGAAACCGATACAAACATTTTAACTAATTCAAACATGGAAAAAAATGCAGACACATCCCACCATCAACTAACACAATGTCTGCCATCGTTTCCACCTTTGCCTAAAGATCTGCCCCTCTCATCTCCGCCGTTGCCTAAATCTCCACCGCCGCTTCCCGCTTCCCTTCCCCCACCACCGCCTCCACCCCCTCTATCTTGCCTTCCACCACCACCTCCACCTCCACCTCCTCTATCTTGCCTTCCGCCACCACCACCGCCTCCACCTCCTCTATCTTGCCTTCCACCACCACCGCCGCCGCCTCCAATCTCACTCACTTCACCTCTTTCAGCATctcttccaccaccaccaccaccaccaccaccacttccaATCTCTCTCACTTCACCTCTTGCAGCATCtcttccaccaccaccaccgccgcCACCCTCCGCCTCCCTTCCtccgccaccgccaccgccaccgccacctttAGCCTCCCTTCCTGGACCACCCCCACCTTCAGCCTCCCTTCCTGGACCATCACCATTGCCAGTTTCTGATCCTCAACATTCCATTGGTGCCCAGTCAGCTCATTACCAACATCCTGAAGGCAGAGATCCTCGTATGGATATGCAAGTTCCAGAACTTTCCAACTCTTCGTCTTTTAGTACTTTACCCGTACATCATCCACCTGTTCAAGCTGCCAACAGCATGCATTTGAGGCCACCTCACCCTGCTCCATCATCACAGTTTTCATATTTTCAGTCAGATCAGTCGTGTAGGGAGATTCCACCTCCTTCTTATCCTGGCAGGTATCACTTTGTTAATGGTACAGATACAGGCAACTTTCACAGTGACCATGACAGAATGCATCCACCCCCGCATGATGACAGCTGGCGGTATCCACCCCCTCCTTACCCTGGTAAAGTTCCTCGTTTATATAGTTTTGATGGTGGCTTGTGAGACCCATTTTCTTGTAACTTGGCCGCTTTGTATTGGCTTTTCAAGGACATGAAAACTAGTTGTATCAAGATAATGTACCTTCATTTACAATCATTTTTACAGGCTAATTATCTTTCAAAAGATGAATCTATGGGTGAAAAGTCTTTATCTAACCTataagaaaattattttgttggACCTGTTAACCCAATTAGCACTGCCTTTCCCTTTTGCAAGTCTAGGTTCTTTATATAGTGtgcatttaatttaattatttttttggCTGTTTTGTATGTGACAGGCCAATGCTATCCCGATGGCCCTAGAGGCAGGTATCCTCCTAATATGTATGCCGGTCCACCTTGTGAGCCACCTATGCCTGTTAATACATGGCATTATCCTGTTCGACCTGCAAATCATAGAGACATGGCACCTCATAGACCATACCCCGAAGCGCCACTTCCCATGGGTACTAGAGGTTTTCTTTATCCCTTGAATTTattaatgattttgaatataagagGAAAATTGGATGACTCGGTTTGATTGACGCTTAAAAGAACTTGTGGTTGATATAATTAAGAAAACTGTTTTACTTAAATACTCCGTATGAATTTAAAACCTTGAATAAAGCATTTTGTCCCTCCTTTTTTGGTATCCTGCTGATTGTTTGTTATTTTTTTTGGACAGGTCCTAACTTTTGGACACCAAGGTGACTAAAAAATGAGGACAGCATATAATGCTCATCAAAACTTTCTTTAAATTATAAGGGACGGATTTTTCAGTTGAATGCTACGGGAATGTTAGAACTATCTTGTTCGAACACAAGCTGTACAATCTTTTCTAACAAGAACCTATTGCATCAAATCAATGTGAAGAAACAGCAATTGCGAAAGACGAAGATGCACATATTTTGTCAAGGTGAACACATATCAGGATGAAACAAAAGATACTGACATTACTTCAATGCTTAAATGTCTGCAACATCCTATTATCATCTTTGGGTCTTAAATGTTATGTGTATTTGAAGCTTACCTGTTGATTTCAGCTCTTGTTTAGTCAAACTGTTGAATGTTATTTACTCCTTAGTTGTCAATTATTAAGATTGGGATATAAACCTAAACCTGATCTTGCCTGTAAATTGTGGAGTTGTCCTTGGTCTACAAATTGAAATATAAGTGTTGCTTTTCTCAAAATTATATTGGTTTACTCATTTTTGGTAGGTTACAAATTGAAGTACAAGTGTTGTTTTGGTACTGTATGTATGAAACCCTAATTTCAAAACATCAATTCATTATGCAGAACACAATTCATTATGCAGAACACGATCATTTAAAAATTCAATCTTTCACAATCATTTAAATGAACACAGACCTACCTAAGGCGAACTTGATCATTAAACTCTTTTACATTTCCTTTAGGATTACCTTCGAATCTTGCAATCTTGAAATACTTGATCTGTTCATTATGCCGCTCTGCAGCCGCCTTGCCTCCAATCGCCAAATCAACCAAAATCCTCCCAACCACCGGCGCCATCTTAAACCCATGACCCGAAAACCCACCAGCAACCACCACATCTTCATTAAACCCACCACCTAAAAAATCAATAACATAATCCTCATCCGCCGTCATAGAATACAAACACGACTGACTCATCACCGGACCATCTTCCCAATTCACTCGATCACCAAACGTCATCCTAATCCAATCCTTCAAATACCCAATCACCATCAACGTCCCTTCACTTTCATCCAATTTAGCCCCCCACGTCCTCTTATCGGGATCACAATCACGACCACCATGAACTGCAACCTTAATCAAATCCGGATACTCCAAAGCAGGCGTTCCGTATATATACGGCTCACCATAACTAGCAAACGACGGAAACCCTGCACCAATCGTAAACCCATCTTCACACCCCTCTTTAATCTTCCAATAAAATACATTCGTTTCAACTGCTTGTATAGGCAAAACCGTCTCCCCGTTACTCACATTTCGCACCAGTTTACTCACCCAAGCGCCTGCAGTAACCACACATTTCTTCCCCCAAAATTTATCCCCAATTTTACTACTCACAACCACACCACCTCTTTGTTCATCAATCACAATATCTACAACCTCAGTTTTATCCCTCATAACCGCTCCGTATTTAACCGCTAACGTCTGAAACATCGCAACCGCTTTAGTCGGTTTCAGTACGCCGCCGATCTCCGTAACAACCGCAGTCCAACCATCCGGTATCTCAAATCCATAACTATCCTTCACAGTATCACAATCAACAATCTGATGACTCATTGATTCCTTCTCACAATTCGATATCAAAGCGCGAAACGAACTATTAGTTACTGGACCTACATCCAGTTGCTTAGTTTTGAAGTAAACATCATATCCAATTTCCGATTGCGATTCTCTCCATAGTTTCTCAGATTCAATCACTAATGAAGAATAGTATGATTCAGGATACGTTGCACGAATTGTTCGTGATTCACCGTGAGATGAGCCACGATAATGTAGAAAATCAAATTGTTCGAGAATTAGGGTTTTGTGACCTAATTTAGCTGCTTGATACGCCGTTGAGCTTCCCATAACTCCGGCACCGATCACGATTACATCAAATTGACCTAAATTCTCCATGTTTTACTACTCGAGCTTTAAAAAATTTCGATAATACAGTTTGAATATATGtgtattatttatttttatgttaATGTATGCACTGCCACATATAATTGAGTAGATTATAAAGTGGAATTGCACAGTATAATTTGGCATTTTCGATTAGGTTAAATGACATGCATAGGTGCTTACAGGGACTGGTGAAGAAGGAGACAAATTACAAAAAGATGAATCTTTTGGTTGTTGGACTAATTTATTGGTAGTTTGTGCGCCTGGTGTTTGGGCTTTATATGGACGGGCTAACTTGCACATTCTAATATGACCAAATTGCCCATTTTTTCCCGAACTTTTCGACTGAgagctttaaaaaaaaattgacGATTTGTCCGCGCAAGGCGCAAATGGCCTTGCGTTCTTGTGaatttgcgtccttgcgccttgacCAGGTATAACTAGGTCAAAATTCATTTAATGAGTTATAGTTTCACATTACTTCAGATATTTGCGACTCGTTTGCGACTCGCCACAACCACCACACTCCTCCCGCTTATCCATCAACCTTCCACACTACCTCTCTTCTTCGATCAGTTTCCTCACGCAAAGTATTAGAGTCCTGATAGCTTTTGTGGATAAGttcaaaagaaaaaaatataatgcCAAACAAAACTCTCATACCTAGCTTTTTAATATCTTACCAACCTACATTTACTTACAAACCTACATTCATATTTTTCTTACCATCTATATATCCATGAACACATCCTGCCATCCACCATCCATCATTCACCATCCTACCATCCACCATATATTTTAACCCACCATCCATATATACTCTTATAATCTTATATACATACATAGCCCTCGATCATTATACCTAGTCTCTATATATGCATAGATAATTTCTTTCACTCAAAATTTACTACCATCAATAATTATCTAAAGTTTATGTAGATCATTCCTTCCCAATTTATTTGCCAACTTTTCTATTCACTATTATTCAAGTCACACTCCACATTTTCATAATCATTTTTACTTCTAGTATTATATCACATAAGTTCGACCAGTTTGCAATAATTCACAATTCATACACCATCTAATATATCAGGTCTCCTAAGCAATGGTTGATTATAATCCATTGTAGATTTTGTGCAGATAGCAACTATTTCGTTCTAACCAATATTCTAACTCTAATGTTTGTTTAAGGGATTAAGTTGAGACAAAAATTTAACATAGTGACTAATAATGTAGGAACAAATTGATAGTGACTAAAACAACAAATCCACAAAACGCATGGACTATTTGAGTAATTATGTCTTTGCTTTATTTTTTCCCCTCATTTTTTAATCAGATTTACCAAATCTCTTTACAAATATTTGAAATAAAAATATGACATTTTGAGTTGAAGAAgatgaaatatacttacaatcaAAAACTCATACTCCCtacgtcccaaatctattgtctattattttattttaagatgTCTTAAATTAATTGTCTagattctttttcaaccaatcAAAAGAGGTTATTCTGGAAAGAGAAGATATATTATTGGTAGAGAATAAAGTTAGTAGAATTTTCTAAAACTATATGTTTTTTGTCTAGATACAATAGATTTGAGACGGATggagtattatttttatcaaaaaataAGCATATGTCTATGATATCACATAATGGTCTTATAAAATATTCTTTCTTTTCCCTTTTTTTTCTCATACAGGTCACCTACTCTACGTGTCTACATCAAAGCCCCACACGTGTCCCACATTACCAGATATTTTTCTCACGCGTGGTTATCAAACTCTCTGTTTACGCCACGTTACCCTTTTCAAGATATTTTCAAGTAACTAACTTTTAACATACATCCACGTGTCAGTTTTCATCCAATTACAACCATCCACGTTCATGATTTAGATCAACACAAATCGAATTAACAATCCTTATCCACTAATTGCTCTACACGTCAGCACAAGTTTTCTTGTTTCAGTACAACTATATATTAGCAACGAACAGGTTTAATTATCGGTTCGATATTCAAAACATCGATCTACAAAAACGTCATAACGAAAAAAACATGATTGCTAATCGGAGAGTCAGGCTGAGTTCCGTCGCCAGCGCAGGTGGATCCGGTTCGCACGAATCGGATTTTATTAACGAGAGAGTTTTATTATtagtgatggaatggatgaaatgggacGTGAAATTGTTATGCAGGACGACCACCGTGTGCCGGCGGCTTCACGCGTTGGCGAAACGCTTATTATGGCGGGAACTCTGTTTATATCGTGCACCGAGGATAACGGAGTCGTTATCTAACGGCGTACATAGTAGTCGAATGGTTGGCGGTTGGCCGGCGTTAGCGAAATTGTTGTTTTACTGCGGCGAATGTGAGTCGACTCGGAATTTTGTGTTAAGCCGGCCTAAACCGGGTCATGCTGTAACGTCGTCCCGGTTTTCTAAAACGTCAGGCCGGAGTTTTTTAATGAAACGGTGTCGTACTGATGTGTTGTATGTTAGTGATCCATGTGAGCATCGGTTAGGTAATAAAGAGGATGATTTGGGTGTTTTTCGAGGGGTATTTCGGGGATTTCGAGAGTCGATGACACGTGCCTGCTTGATAGCGAGACAAGTGGCGTTAGAAGAGAGGGAAAGGTGTCCGTATTGTGGGGCCCGTGTTTGGAGTATGACAACCGCTGGGTTGGTTCCGAAGAAAGCGGCTAAACAGCTTGGCTCGCATGATGGTGCGCTGGAGTATTTTGTTTGTGTTAATGGTCATCTGCATGGCACGTGCTGGTTAGCCCCGTTGTCATCTGATGAAGGAGTGAACGGTGAGGATGATGTTGAGTATGAATTGGACGGTAGTGATGAAACTGGAAATAGCTCTGGCGGTGGTGTAGTTAGTTACTCTAGCGATGGTTGTAATGGTTTTTAGCACTCGATGATAAGTAGTGCATTTGTTTACTTATTTTGAATGTTTACTTGTTTCTAAAATAAGTAGTGCATTGTCTACAATACTAAAACCTCGATGTATTGATGCGCCATTGATCTCGGGTTTTAGGTGTGAATAATGTTGTTAGTATTGTATAATAaactaaaatattaattatatattgtgCTAGGAAttgttatttaatttgtatgtgtgtgtttttataAGGAAAGAGTAAGACTAGTGTGGAATGTGTAACCATGAGCTTGAGACTTCGAGACAAAGGACAGGGCATATTTCTTTTGTATCAATTTTGACTTCTGTGTTTGACTATTGTGTTTAATTTTGTGGATTCATGTCATTCTTTATTTTGGTTATTCAATTTTGGGTTATTTTGGTTATTCAATTTTGGGTTGGGACTTTTGATGTGTCACATAGCGTGTGAAGTTTGATCATTTTGTTTGTATATGTTAACTACTTgtcaatgtaacatcccgtctttttccgtttactttccgtctatctattttaaagtccgttatatagttataacatcttccgttaatacgcgttttaaaatatttcgcttaggtaattcacgcaaccgtTTTCAAagtcgagggactaatgttgtcattTGGGTAAAaagggtgactaggtcaaagggtcaacaccaTCTCCTCCGTTCATTTCATCATTCACTTTTCCAATACTTCCATCTctttctctcaacacccaaatcaaagaatcatcatccattttcgatctagaaagtgttcatcaaaacaaattacatattcggaatccttgcatcttcctcttcgaatccataccaacttcatctcatttgggtaactttctaaaaatactagattctttgttcttaatgtttttaacttataaaagtgttaattagtgtctatggctcaagtctaatatgaatatatgatttatatgcttgttcttatcattttgatgtaactagcttaaacttgaaatgggtgtgtttgatcttgagatttagttgcttaaatgttgttagatgttaaaagtgcatgtattaaatgtgttactagcatcactagcttcaatttggtatgtaggttgacatggaaaagcttcataaacataattgttaaatttatgattttgagttagggtttagtagaagtaaaatgaacttttgatgcattgaatgcttagcaatgttgtttgtaagtgtatagttatattgtatgcgtaattacctacgaaacggcgtatcacatgtgtgcatttaatttccgaatcatcaaagtgcaattatgaacttgaaagcatttatggtgaacatttaatgaactttcaacttggattttattattgtaaatgatgattttagttgatgaa
This genomic interval carries:
- the LOC139903000 gene encoding protein HUA2-LIKE 3-like isoform X1; the encoded protein is MAPSRRKGASKAAAAAAACRRWKVGDLVLAKVKGFPAWPATVSEPEKWGYSADLKKVLVFFFGTQQIAFCNPADVEAFTEAKKDSLLSKRHGKGADFVRAVREIIESYEELKKQENVNNNNTLGQTGSTNVKPEECVDSSGSKEDVLTPIIDPLQKTSNSLKDNNGHTLTVLDDPPKGDKSPEVFVKKALSPTTYSRKKNSSTRDPGLIRRVPSARRSRSSVRAFQTEDVVMGNGNLSRDVGQRRTKRVRTSPGSSDGPVVSNASPKENGSNVHIIDLNIKNDVNGVQLGYDQVRKHEYAVDCSSGDMQLNHTLEFHNKTIVVKKKRKPSRKRTVTVTTDLPEKALDKTEPYQTADFEITGGKHNKEDGDEHLPLVKRARVRMGRTSLSPETHSEDPNKPSVSSDAEDMSADGNSLASREEAEPVFTLRKCTVNKPPLWEANKNKNYGCLVDGEAALPPSKRLHRALEAMSANVAEDTQVSPGGAATMKTVINGSLPIKTKETDDPKVQSLNSLNNGACSNIDLSVEQNETAEEMNSEGVVCIDIVPSNEQNDTVEKVNIEEVNIDRQPSSPEQKPVETADGKDSVMLDSCNGAVETIVGLQSPKPSLDLIEKKDSLVECTEASVVTMLDVKHECEIGSLDPTEASKKDPSDVSGVSPDPVSGNLENGVASHDNVNLLQLSPQKSCSMVDHPFVDDVIDNSMLEDTEGTKELNMEVDDVPVVTTIKDLKSGDPGPELSHSTCIIEDNLSNKSVSGTRTSSSPPTDVFDSTVSRVSLPNTSICNIVSTSDNCNLLENSGCCSPDVHEKPKHSGNKWSTVSEANAALKSFEASLGALTRTKKCIDRSTRLAIDCAKFGIAVKVVETIARSLEAESSLHKRVDLFFLVHSIAQFSRGLGGDVAGLYPSAIQAVLPRLLLAAAPPGGSALENRRQCLKVLKLWQERKILPEPMIRHHIRELDSLNNMSSRISNSSRRPFRNERAFDDPIREVEGMLVDEYGSNSSIQLSGFCMPTMLKEDEKEDSDFDDEGFEAVTPEHNPETSEERDRVLLTPGIEKHTHVLEDVDGELEMEDVAPSYETDTNILTNSNMEKNADTSHHQLTQCLPSFPPLPKDLPLSSPPLPKSPPPLPASLPPPPPPPPLSCLPPPPPPPPPLSCLPPPPPPPPPLSCLPPPPPPPPISLTSPLSASLPPPPPPPPPLPISLTSPLAASLPPPPPPPPSASLPPPPPPPPPPLASLPGPPPPSASLPGPSPLPVSDPQHSIGAQSAHYQHPEGRDPRMDMQVPELSNSSSFSTLPVHHPPVQAANSMHLRPPHPAPSSQFSYFQSDQSCREIPPPSYPGRYHFVNGTDTGNFHSDHDRMHPPPHDDSWRYPPPPYPGQCYPDGPRGRYPPNMYAGPPCEPPMPVNTWHYPVRPANHRDMAPHRPYPEAPLPMGTRGPNFWTPR
- the LOC139903000 gene encoding protein HUA2-LIKE 3-like isoform X2: MAPSRRKGASKAAAAAAACRRWKVGDLVLAKVKGFPAWPATVSEPEKWGYSADLKKVLVFFFGTQQIAFCNPADVEAFTEAKKDSLLSKRHGKGADFVRAVREIIESYEELKKQENVNNNNTLGQTGSTNVKPEECVDSSGSKEDVLTPIIDPLQKTSNSLKDNNGHTLTVLDDPPKGDKSPEVFVKKALSPTTYSRKKNSSTRDPGLIRRVPSARRSRSSVRAFQTEDVVMGNGNLSRDVGQRRTKRVRTSPGSSDGPVVSNASPKENGSNVHIIDLNIKNDVNGVQLGYDQVRKHEYAVDCSSGDMQLNHTLEFHNKTIVVKKKRKPSRKRTVTVTTDLPEKALDKTEPYQTADFEITGGKHNKEDGDEHLPLVKRARVRMGRTSLSPETHSEDPNKPSVSSDAEDMSADGNSLASREEAEPVFTLRKCTVNKPPLWEANKNKNYGCLVDGEAALPPSKRLHRALEAMSANVAEDTQVSPGGAATMKTVINGSLPIKTKETDDPKVQSLNSLNNGACSNIDLSVEQNETAEEMNSEGVVCIDIVPSNEQNDTVEKVNIEEVNIDRQPSSPEQKPVETADGKDSVMLDSCNGAVETIVGLQSPKPSLDLIEKKDSLVECTEASVVTMLDVKHECEIGSLDPTEASKKDPSDVSGVSPDPVSGNLENGVASHDNVNLLQLSPQKSCSMVDHPFVDDVIDNSMLEDTEGTKELNMEVDDVPVVTTIKDLKSGDPGPELSHSTCIIEDNLSNKSVSGTRTSSSPPTDVFDSTVSRVSLPNTSICNIVSTSDNCNLLENSGCCSPDVHEKPKHSGNKWSTVSEANAALKSFEASLGALTRTKKCIDRSTRLAIDCAKFGIAVKVVETIARSLEAESSLHKRVDLFFLVHSIAQFSRGLGGDVAGLYPSAIQAVLPRLLLAAAPPGGSALENRRQCLKVLKLWQERKILPEPMIRHHIRELDSLNNMSSRISNSSRRPFRNERAFDDPIREVEGMLVDEYGSNSSIQLSGFCMPTMLKEDEKEDSDFDDEGFEAVTPEHNPETSEERDRVLLTPGIEKHTHVLEDVDGELEMEDVAPSYETDTNILTNSNMEKNADTSHHQLTQCLPSFPPLPKDLPLSSPPLPKSPPPLPASLPPPPPPPPLSCLPPPPPPPPPLSCLPPPPPPPPPLSCLPPPPPPPPISLTSPLSASLPPPPPPPPPLPISLTSPLAASLPPPPPPPPSASLPPPPPPPPPPLASLPGPPPPSASLPGPSPLPVSDPQHSIGAQSAHYQHPEGRDPRMDMQVPELSNSSSFSTLPVHHPPVQAANSMHLRPPHPAPSSQFSYFQSDQSCREIPPPSYPGRYHFVNGTDTGNFHSDHDRMHPPPHDDSWRYPPPPYPGQCYPDGPRGRYPPNMYAGPPCEPPMPVNTWHYPVRPANHRDMAPHRPYPEAPLPMGPNFWTPR
- the LOC139899331 gene encoding probable sarcosine oxidase — its product is MENLGQFDVIVIGAGVMGSSTAYQAAKLGHKTLILEQFDFLHYRGSSHGESRTIRATYPESYYSSLVIESEKLWRESQSEIGYDVYFKTKQLDVGPVTNSSFRALISNCEKESMSHQIVDCDTVKDSYGFEIPDGWTAVVTEIGGVLKPTKAVAMFQTLAVKYGAVMRDKTEVVDIVIDEQRGGVVVSSKIGDKFWGKKCVVTAGAWVSKLVRNVSNGETVLPIQAVETNVFYWKIKEGCEDGFTIGAGFPSFASYGEPYIYGTPALEYPDLIKVAVHGGRDCDPDKRTWGAKLDESEGTLMVIGYLKDWIRMTFGDRVNWEDGPVMSQSCLYSMTADEDYVIDFLGGGFNEDVVVAGGFSGHGFKMAPVVGRILVDLAIGGKAAAERHNEQIKYFKIARFEGNPKGNVKEFNDQVRLR
- the LOC139899332 gene encoding EID1-like F-box protein 3, whose translation is MIANRRVRLSSVASAGGSGSHESDFINERVLLLVMEWMKWDVKLLCRTTTVCRRLHALAKRLLWRELCLYRAPRITESLSNGVHSSRMVGGWPALAKLLFYCGECESTRNFVLSRPKPGHAVTSSRFSKTSGRSFLMKRCRTDVLYVSDPCEHRLGNKEDDLGVFRGVFRGFRESMTRACLIARQVALEERERCPYCGARVWSMTTAGLVPKKAAKQLGSHDGALEYFVCVNGHLHGTCWLAPLSSDEGVNGEDDVEYELDGSDETGNSSGGGVVSYSSDGCNGF